Proteins encoded in a region of the Globicephala melas chromosome 1, mGloMel1.2, whole genome shotgun sequence genome:
- the NADK gene encoding NAD kinase isoform X1, whose product MAQWSQDSSDRCPLLCPAVFQVSQHRARSPGQRRRPPRFSGRSPPRPSTTEMEQETVSGSAELRAEAASYRCSACHGDEDWGLGHPIRGRAKSRSLSAAPALASTREFRRTRSLHGPCPVTTFGPKACVLQNPQTIMHIQDPASQRLTWNKSPKSVLVIKKIRDASLLQPFKELCVYLMEENNMIVYVEKKVLEDPAIVSDDRFGPVKRKFCTFREDYDDISNQIDLIICLGGDGTLLYASSLFQGSVPPVMAFHLGSLGFLTPFNFENFQSQVTQVIQGNAAVVLRSRLKVRVVKELRGKKVAVPNGISENGVLAAALDAEVGKQVMQYQVLNEVVIDRGPSSYLSNVDVYLDGHLITTVQGDACPAGVIVSTPTGSTAYAAAAGASMIHPNVPAIMITPICPHSLSFRPIVVPAGVELKIMLSPEARNTVWVSFDGRKRQEVRHGDSVSITTSRYPLPSICVRDPVSDWFESLAQCLHWNVRKKQAHFAEDEEDAHEEDGAGNQACGPAVCTRDRRT is encoded by the exons ATGGCCCAGTGGTCCCAGGACAGCAGTGAcaggtgtcctttgctgtgcccAGCTGTGTTCCAGGTCTCTCAACACAGGGCGAGGAGTCCCGGCCAGAGAAGACG GCCTCCGCGGTTTTCGGGCCGAAGTCCTCCTCGTCCATCGACTACAGAAATGGAACAAGAAACAGTCAGCGGGAGTGCGGAGCTGCGTGCAGAGGCGGCCTCCTACCGCTGCTCCGCGTGCCATGGTGACGAGGACTGGGGCCTGGGCCACCCCATCCGGGGCCGCGCCAAGTCCCGCAGCCTGTCGGCCGCGCCTGCCCTGGCCAGCACCCGCGAGTTCAG GAGGACCCGCTCGCTACACGGGCCGTGCCCAGTGACCACTTTTGGACCAAAGGCCTGCGTGCTGCAGAACCCCCAGACCATCAT GCACATCCAGGACCCTGCCAGCCAGCGGCTGACGTGGAACAAGTCCCCAAAGAGCGTCCTCGTCATCAAGAAGATCCGGGACGCCAGCCTGCTCCAGCCCTTCAAGGAGCTCTGCGTGTACCTGATGGAG GAAAACAACATGATCGTGTACGTGGAGAAGAAGGTTCTGGAGGACCCCGCCATCGTGAGTGATGACCGCTTTGGGCCAGTGAAGAGGAAGTTCTGCACCTTCAGAGAAG ATTACGATGACATCTCCAACCAGATTGATCTCATCATTTGCCTGGGAGGAGACGGGACCCTACTGTACGCCTCGTCGCTCTTCCAG GGCAGCGTGCCTCCGGTCATGGCGTTCCACCTGGGCTCCCTGGGCTTCCTGACCCCCTTCAACTTCGAGAACTTTCAGTCCCAAGTTACTCAGGTGATACAGG GGAACGCAGCTGTTGTTCTCCGGAGCCGGCTGAAGGTCAGGGTTGTGAAGGAGCTCCGAGGGAAGAAGGTGGCCGTCCCCAACGGGATCAGCGAGAACGGGGTGCTGGCCGCAGCCCTGGACGCAGAGGTCGGGAAGCAGGTCATGCAGTACCAG GTCTTAAACGAGGTGGTGATAGACAGAGGCCCATCCTCATACCTGTCCAACGTGGACGTCTACCTGGATGGGCACCTCATCACCACGGTGCAGGGCGACG CCTGTCCCGCAGGCGTGATCGTCTCCACCCCAACGGGCAGCACAGCGTACGCAGCCGCCGCCGGGGCCTCCATGATCCACCCCAACGTGCCAGCCATCATGATCACGCCCATCTGCCCCCACTCGCTGTCCTTCCGGCCCATCGTGGTTCCTGCAGGGGTCGAGCTGAAG ATCATGCTGTCACCGGAAGCAAGGAACACTGTGTGGGTGTCCTTCGATGGACGAAAGAGACAGGAGGTCCGCCACGGAGACAG CGTCAGCATCACTACCTCTCGCTACCCGCTCCCCTCCATCTGTGTCCGCGACCCCGTGAGCGACTGGTTTGAGAGCCTGGCACAGTGTCTGCACTGGAACGTGCGGAAGAAGCAAGCCCACTTCgcggaggacgaggaggacgcgCACGAGGAGGATGGGGCGGGGAACCAGGCCTGCGGTCCTGCCGTCTGCACTCGGGACAGGCGGACCTGA
- the NADK gene encoding NAD kinase isoform X2 has product MAQWSQDSSDRCPLLCPAVFQVSQHRARSPGQRRRPPRFSGRSPPRPSTTEMEQETVSGSAELRAEAASYRCSACHGDEDWGLGHPIRGRAKSRSLSAAPALASTREFRRTRSLHGPCPVTTFGPKACVLQNPQTIMHIQDPASQRLTWNKSPKSVLVIKKIRDASLLQPFKELCVYLMEENNMIVYVEKKVLEDPAIVSDDRFGPVKRKFCTFREDYDDISNQIDLIICLGGDGTLLYASSLFQGSVPPVMAFHLGSLGFLTPFNFENFQSQVTQVIQGNAAVVLRSRLKVRVVKELRGKKVAVPNGISENGVLAAALDAEVGKQVMQYQVLNEVVIDRGPSSYLSNVDVYLDGHLITTVQGDGVIVSTPTGSTAYAAAAGASMIHPNVPAIMITPICPHSLSFRPIVVPAGVELKIMLSPEARNTVWVSFDGRKRQEVRHGDSVSITTSRYPLPSICVRDPVSDWFESLAQCLHWNVRKKQAHFAEDEEDAHEEDGAGNQACGPAVCTRDRRT; this is encoded by the exons ATGGCCCAGTGGTCCCAGGACAGCAGTGAcaggtgtcctttgctgtgcccAGCTGTGTTCCAGGTCTCTCAACACAGGGCGAGGAGTCCCGGCCAGAGAAGACG GCCTCCGCGGTTTTCGGGCCGAAGTCCTCCTCGTCCATCGACTACAGAAATGGAACAAGAAACAGTCAGCGGGAGTGCGGAGCTGCGTGCAGAGGCGGCCTCCTACCGCTGCTCCGCGTGCCATGGTGACGAGGACTGGGGCCTGGGCCACCCCATCCGGGGCCGCGCCAAGTCCCGCAGCCTGTCGGCCGCGCCTGCCCTGGCCAGCACCCGCGAGTTCAG GAGGACCCGCTCGCTACACGGGCCGTGCCCAGTGACCACTTTTGGACCAAAGGCCTGCGTGCTGCAGAACCCCCAGACCATCAT GCACATCCAGGACCCTGCCAGCCAGCGGCTGACGTGGAACAAGTCCCCAAAGAGCGTCCTCGTCATCAAGAAGATCCGGGACGCCAGCCTGCTCCAGCCCTTCAAGGAGCTCTGCGTGTACCTGATGGAG GAAAACAACATGATCGTGTACGTGGAGAAGAAGGTTCTGGAGGACCCCGCCATCGTGAGTGATGACCGCTTTGGGCCAGTGAAGAGGAAGTTCTGCACCTTCAGAGAAG ATTACGATGACATCTCCAACCAGATTGATCTCATCATTTGCCTGGGAGGAGACGGGACCCTACTGTACGCCTCGTCGCTCTTCCAG GGCAGCGTGCCTCCGGTCATGGCGTTCCACCTGGGCTCCCTGGGCTTCCTGACCCCCTTCAACTTCGAGAACTTTCAGTCCCAAGTTACTCAGGTGATACAGG GGAACGCAGCTGTTGTTCTCCGGAGCCGGCTGAAGGTCAGGGTTGTGAAGGAGCTCCGAGGGAAGAAGGTGGCCGTCCCCAACGGGATCAGCGAGAACGGGGTGCTGGCCGCAGCCCTGGACGCAGAGGTCGGGAAGCAGGTCATGCAGTACCAG GTCTTAAACGAGGTGGTGATAGACAGAGGCCCATCCTCATACCTGTCCAACGTGGACGTCTACCTGGATGGGCACCTCATCACCACGGTGCAGGGCGACG GCGTGATCGTCTCCACCCCAACGGGCAGCACAGCGTACGCAGCCGCCGCCGGGGCCTCCATGATCCACCCCAACGTGCCAGCCATCATGATCACGCCCATCTGCCCCCACTCGCTGTCCTTCCGGCCCATCGTGGTTCCTGCAGGGGTCGAGCTGAAG ATCATGCTGTCACCGGAAGCAAGGAACACTGTGTGGGTGTCCTTCGATGGACGAAAGAGACAGGAGGTCCGCCACGGAGACAG CGTCAGCATCACTACCTCTCGCTACCCGCTCCCCTCCATCTGTGTCCGCGACCCCGTGAGCGACTGGTTTGAGAGCCTGGCACAGTGTCTGCACTGGAACGTGCGGAAGAAGCAAGCCCACTTCgcggaggacgaggaggacgcgCACGAGGAGGATGGGGCGGGGAACCAGGCCTGCGGTCCTGCCGTCTGCACTCGGGACAGGCGGACCTGA
- the NADK gene encoding NAD kinase isoform X3, which yields MEQETVSGSAELRAEAASYRCSACHGDEDWGLGHPIRGRAKSRSLSAAPALASTREFRRTRSLHGPCPVTTFGPKACVLQNPQTIMHIQDPASQRLTWNKSPKSVLVIKKIRDASLLQPFKELCVYLMEENNMIVYVEKKVLEDPAIVSDDRFGPVKRKFCTFREDYDDISNQIDLIICLGGDGTLLYASSLFQGSVPPVMAFHLGSLGFLTPFNFENFQSQVTQVIQGNAAVVLRSRLKVRVVKELRGKKVAVPNGISENGVLAAALDAEVGKQVMQYQVLNEVVIDRGPSSYLSNVDVYLDGHLITTVQGDACPAGVIVSTPTGSTAYAAAAGASMIHPNVPAIMITPICPHSLSFRPIVVPAGVELKIMLSPEARNTVWVSFDGRKRQEVRHGDSVSITTSRYPLPSICVRDPVSDWFESLAQCLHWNVRKKQAHFAEDEEDAHEEDGAGNQACGPAVCTRDRRT from the exons ATGGAACAAGAAACAGTCAGCGGGAGTGCGGAGCTGCGTGCAGAGGCGGCCTCCTACCGCTGCTCCGCGTGCCATGGTGACGAGGACTGGGGCCTGGGCCACCCCATCCGGGGCCGCGCCAAGTCCCGCAGCCTGTCGGCCGCGCCTGCCCTGGCCAGCACCCGCGAGTTCAG GAGGACCCGCTCGCTACACGGGCCGTGCCCAGTGACCACTTTTGGACCAAAGGCCTGCGTGCTGCAGAACCCCCAGACCATCAT GCACATCCAGGACCCTGCCAGCCAGCGGCTGACGTGGAACAAGTCCCCAAAGAGCGTCCTCGTCATCAAGAAGATCCGGGACGCCAGCCTGCTCCAGCCCTTCAAGGAGCTCTGCGTGTACCTGATGGAG GAAAACAACATGATCGTGTACGTGGAGAAGAAGGTTCTGGAGGACCCCGCCATCGTGAGTGATGACCGCTTTGGGCCAGTGAAGAGGAAGTTCTGCACCTTCAGAGAAG ATTACGATGACATCTCCAACCAGATTGATCTCATCATTTGCCTGGGAGGAGACGGGACCCTACTGTACGCCTCGTCGCTCTTCCAG GGCAGCGTGCCTCCGGTCATGGCGTTCCACCTGGGCTCCCTGGGCTTCCTGACCCCCTTCAACTTCGAGAACTTTCAGTCCCAAGTTACTCAGGTGATACAGG GGAACGCAGCTGTTGTTCTCCGGAGCCGGCTGAAGGTCAGGGTTGTGAAGGAGCTCCGAGGGAAGAAGGTGGCCGTCCCCAACGGGATCAGCGAGAACGGGGTGCTGGCCGCAGCCCTGGACGCAGAGGTCGGGAAGCAGGTCATGCAGTACCAG GTCTTAAACGAGGTGGTGATAGACAGAGGCCCATCCTCATACCTGTCCAACGTGGACGTCTACCTGGATGGGCACCTCATCACCACGGTGCAGGGCGACG CCTGTCCCGCAGGCGTGATCGTCTCCACCCCAACGGGCAGCACAGCGTACGCAGCCGCCGCCGGGGCCTCCATGATCCACCCCAACGTGCCAGCCATCATGATCACGCCCATCTGCCCCCACTCGCTGTCCTTCCGGCCCATCGTGGTTCCTGCAGGGGTCGAGCTGAAG ATCATGCTGTCACCGGAAGCAAGGAACACTGTGTGGGTGTCCTTCGATGGACGAAAGAGACAGGAGGTCCGCCACGGAGACAG CGTCAGCATCACTACCTCTCGCTACCCGCTCCCCTCCATCTGTGTCCGCGACCCCGTGAGCGACTGGTTTGAGAGCCTGGCACAGTGTCTGCACTGGAACGTGCGGAAGAAGCAAGCCCACTTCgcggaggacgaggaggacgcgCACGAGGAGGATGGGGCGGGGAACCAGGCCTGCGGTCCTGCCGTCTGCACTCGGGACAGGCGGACCTGA